GGTCGCGCCTTTCTGCCAGAGCTCCTCGCGGCTGCGCGAGTAGTAGTGGGCCAGCCCGGTCTCGCGGGTGCGTTCGACCGCTTCGGGGGAGGCGTAGGCCAGCATCAGGATCTCGCGGCTGTCGCTGTCCTGGGCAACGACCGGCACCAACCCGCTCGCACCGAAATCGAGTTCGGGGGCGGCGGCCGAATCCGTCCGGCTCATAGAGGAGATGGCCGCCTCGCGTGCATAGGCTTTTTGTGTCGAACGCCGAGAGCGACAGCGATTGCGTCGATCGGTCGCCAGCCGCAAGCGACAGTTCTTTCGTTCAGCATGCATATTGTTCACAATCATGGAACGACTGTGCGATGATCGGTTGGTCGCGCCGTTCGACGACGATCGCCACCGAGGTGAGCGGTAGTGGTGTTCGTCCCCGTCTTGCAGACCTCCGCACCACTGCTCGTGGTGGTCGTGGCGGTGATCGCGAGTCTCGGGATGGCGTGGGCGCTCGGCGCATCGTCGAACTCGCCGCCCTTTGCCCCGGCGGTGGGGGCGAACGCGCTCCCGACGATGCGTGCGGCCTTCTTCATCGGCGTGTTCGCCGCGCTCGGTGCGATCGCTCAGGGAGGAAGTATCTCCGAGACGGTGGGTCAGGACCTCATCAACGGTGTCTCGATCACGCCGCTTGCGGCCGCCGCCGGCCTCCTCACCGCGGCGGCGTTCATCGCGGTCGGCGTCCGTACAGGATACCCGATCCCGGCGGCGTTCGCCACGACCGGCGCGATCGTCGGGGCAGGGCTGGGCCTCGGGGGTGACCCCGCCTTTGGAACGTACCAACGTCTCGGAACTTTCTGGATCGCGGTCCCGTTCGTCTCCGCGTCGATCGCCTATGGGACCGCGACGCTGCTGCGACGTGAGGACGTTCCCGACGAGATCGGCGTCCCAGCGCTCGCGGGCATCGTCGGCGTCATTCTCGCCAACGTTCGACTGGCGATCTTTCCCGGTCCGGACGGCCAGGGGACGCTTGCGGGGTTCGTCTCGCGGCGGGTGGGTGGCGGCATCGATCTCGTCGGGTCGTACGATCTCGTCGGAGTTGTCGCGAGTCTCGCCTTCGGTGCGCTCGTCTTTCTCGCGCTCCGCCGCGAGATGCGCTCATCGGTCGATGCCGGCATCAGGAAGTTCCTGATCGGACTCGGCGCGATCGTGGCGTTTTCGAGCGGCGGGAGCCAGGTCGGGCTCGCCACCGGCCCGCTCGAACCCCTGTTCGACTCGCTTGGCACGCCAAGTATCCTCCTGCTTGGCCTCGGTGCGACCGGGATCCTTCTCGGGGCGTGGATGGGATCACCACGGCTGTTGCAGGCAGTCTCGCGAGAGTACTCCCAGCTCGGCGTTCGGCGATCGATCGCCGCACTGATCCCTGGATTCATCATTGCCCAGGCAGCGATCGCGCTCGGCATCCCGATCTCGTTCAACAACATCATCATCTCGAGCGTGATCGGCAGCGGCCTGGTCGTGGGATCGGCCGGCGTGTCCGGCCGGAAGATCGGGGTGACGGTCGCCGCGTGGCTGGTGACGCTCGTCGGTTCGACCGCCGTCGGTTTCGGGTTCTATCGGGTGCTCGCGATAGTGACTGGTGCGTAGTTCGAACGGCGTCGCCGAAAAAGTGAGACGGAGTTCGATCGTCAGTCGTCGCTCGGCTCACCCCCGTCGGCGGCAACCGTACCGGTCTCGCGAGCCGCTCGGATGTTCGTCAGGCCCATGTACGCGAGCGACAGCGCGAGCCAGACGAGGACCAGCGCGATGACTATCTGCACCACCGTCGACCCCTGCGCGAGCAGGGTCGGCCCCGCTTCACCCCATTGACCGAGGATGAACTTCTGATAGAGGTTCTGATAGAGCGCGAGATAGAGCAGCGCCGTAGTGGTGACGACGAACATCGCGGCCATCGGCAGGCCGGTCGAGAGCAACTGTTTCGAATCCGACCAGTTCGCGAGCCAGACCGTCGCCACCAGCAGCGCGAGTGCAGCGAGGGTCTGGTTCGCGCCCCCGAACAGCGGCCAGAGGTCGGCCCACCGGCCACTGGAGACGAGGATGTAGGCCGGGATCACCTGGAGTGCCGAGGTCACGTAGCGGTTCGTGGCGACCTTCTGCGTGCTCGTCTCGGGCGTCCCGACGATCTCTTCGAGCATGTATCGACCGAGCCGCACCGCGGTATCGGTGCTCGTCAGAAGGAAACTCACGAGCACGAGACCCATGAACGCCGCCGCGGCGGTCTGGGGGATGGCGACTCCGAGCGCGCCCGAGGTGGCGTTGAGGATCTCGCCGCCCCCGGTCGCGAAGTTCGGCAGCGCGAGCGCGATTCCGCCGCTCGCCGGTGCGGTCGCGTACACCGAGACGCAGATCAGCGCGACCGTCGCCAGAAGCCCCTCGCCGAGCATCCCACCATAACCGATGGTACGGGCGTCGGACTCCTTATCGAGCTGTTTCGCCGTCGTCCCCGAGGAGACGAGCGAGTGAAAGCCGCTGATGGTCCCACAGGCGATCGTCACGAACAGTAAGGGGAACAGGGGCAATCGCGTATCGACGAGCGCGCCGCCCCAGAAGCCCGCGTAGGCGGGGAGCTCGATTTCGAGAGTGTTCCCGACGCCTAGCACCGTCCCGAGGATCACCGCGAGCAGCACGCCCCCGACGCCGGCGTAGAGCAGGCTGGAGGTGAGGAAGTCCCGGGGCTGGAGCAGGATCCAGACCGGGAGCACGCTCGCGATGAATCCATAGATCATCACGACAGGGATCCACATGGCGATGTTGGCGCTGTCGAGCACCGGGGGGAGCGGGGTCGACGAGAGCAGCACGATCGTTCCTGCGGGATAGTCGCCAGGAACGAGCGCGAACGGGAACTGGAGACCGACCCAGATCCCCGCGAAGACCGCGGCGACGAACGCCACGGTTCCCGGCAGGAACGGCAGGTCGAGCTGGTAGAGGTACACCCCGAACGTCAGCGCGAGCGCGATGTAGATGAGACTCGCCGTGGCGGCCTGGGGGTAGGCGTTGAAAACCACCGAAACCACGAGCGCGAACACCGCGACCACGAGGATGATCGTGAGGAAGGCGAACCAGAGGATCATGTCCTTGCCGCGCTCGCCGACGTATTGGCCGATGATGTAGCCGATCGATTTGCCCTCGTGGCGCATACTGGACGAGAGCGCCATGAAGTCGTGAACCGAGCCGAAGAGGGGATTGCCGATCGCGACCCAGAGGAACGCGGGCACCCAGCCCCAGACGACCCCCGCGGTGATGGGGCCGACGATTGGTGCACCGCCCGCGATCGAGGAGTAGTGATGACCGAGAAGTACGGGCTTCGACGAAGGGACGTACTCTTGGCCATCGTTGTACTTGTGAGCCGGTGTCTCGTTCTCATCGTCGATCTCGACGAACTGCGCGAGGTAGCGCGAGTAGCCGAGGTACGCGACGGTGAAGGTGGTCAGTACGAACGCGACGAGCCAGATAGCTTGTACCATGGTGAACTCTCCCAGTATATAGCGAAAAGACTGTATTAAACGTTGTTCCTTGATCCGACGGTAGTGTTCAGATACGCAGATTCCATGCGACGGCGAACGATCGCAACCACTCGTCGGCAGTTGCTGGATCGGCGTGACTGAAACAGTTCGAGAACGAGGCGGTGCGTCGTTTTCCCTCACAAAGACACGTTCGACGGCGTTACGATTTCCATGCTGTTCGTCGCGGAAATCGAGGCCGTGGCGGCGGCCGGCTTCGTGTAGCGGTGTTGCGCCGTCGATGAGAAACGTGGCGTCGTCGACGTGGTGCTTCTGACGGAGTTCGGCGAAGAAGCCATGAGCGAGAGCGGTGTTTCTGGTCGTTTCAAGCTTCGTGTGCAGCAGTTCGTTCGACTCGGGATCAACCGCAGCGTACAGCCAGTAGCGCTCGTCGTCGAGTCGGATCACGGTCTCGTCGACCGCGACGTGATCCGGCGTCTTGCCGGACTCTGGCTGTAACTCCGCCTTGTGAACCCAGTTATGGATCGTGGATCGAGCGCGACTAACGCCGAACACATCGAGAATCGAGACAGTATTCGAAAGCGAAAGGCCGGCGAGATGCAACTGAATACTCAGCTTCATCAACAGCCGCGGCGTTGCTTCTCGCTCCACAACATCCAACTGTATTTCGTCCAAACAACCGTCGAGGCCGGTGGATTTCCGCATGGATCACTGAAATCACACCGCGCCGCACTGTTCAGCCGTATCTGAACACTACCTCTCCCAGCAGGACAAAGCTTATTACAGATACTGTCAATGTGTGACATGCGTCAGACGTTATGACCACCATATCGAATACCCTCCGACGGTTCAGGTGTGCGTTGGGACTCGGTTACACGGCCGAGGAGAGCAATACAGCGTGGGTGGAAAAGCGGTGACGGCGGTGGCAGGTCGCCACTTGATTTGAGGATCGTCACTCGCTTTTGCTCGTCTTGGTGTGCCTACCTCGTTTTTCCATTCGTCGAAAACCGACCAGCCGTAGGAGGAGTGGGGTCGGAGGGATTTGAACCACGGTCATTTCGCTCGCTGCGCTCACTTCACTCCCTGGTTCAAATCCACCGACGTACAGATTTCGCTCCTCGCGTCCGCTCGTCGCAGAAATTATGGGGTCGGAGGGATTTGAACCCCCGATCGACTGATATCTCCGGTGCGCGCCTCGGTCCTCCAGAGGGTCGTCACGGCGGGCGGTGATCAGCCACCCGCTCTGTATATCAGTCTGGAGTCTCGTCACCGGGCGCGGTGCCTCTGGAGTCAGTCGCCATACCTGGCTTGGCCACGACCCCGCGAGCGAATCCAGTGGCGTCGTGGGTAAACCGATTTCGGTCTCGCGTCGATATCGGTCGTCGCAGCCGGGCCCGACCGGGCAAAACCGAGCGGACACGCCGCGGTCGGTCCGGTCGTCCTCGGACCCACCCCTCGAACGACGCCGAGCCGTTTATCCACTCATCCGTCGAGCGCTTCGTATGGAGTACGACATCGCCATGGAACCACCGACGCCGCGCGAGTTCGTCCGACTCCGATCGGCGGCAGGAATGCGCGAACGATCACTCGATGCCGCGGCAGCGGGGATCGGCAACGAGTGCACAGCGGTGACGATCCGTGCGGACGGCGACCTCGTGGGGATGGGGCGCATCGTCGGCGACGGCGCGACGGTCTTTCAGATCGTCGATATCGCCGTCACGCCGGACCACCAGGGCCGCGGTCTCGGAAGCCGCATTATGAATGAACTCGTGTCGTGGCTCGAAGCGAACGCACCACCGTCGGCGTTCATCAATCTGATCGCGAGCGAGCCGGGGTTCTACGAAGGGTTCGACTTCGCGACCTGTGCGCCCGAGCTCGTCGGGATGGACCTCACTTTGCCGACCGAATCCGAGTCATCGCACGCACAGTAGTGTCGCAAAAACGGTCGTTGACGGCTCACTCGCGTCAGTCCTCGTCCGTGTCAGTCCTCGTCCGCGTCGGTTTCTTTCCACCCGCAGTCCTGGCATTTCCGGCCGGTGACGAACTCGGTGATTTGAGGCATGTAGCCGACTTCGAGGACGTTGCCCCCACAGTCGGGACACTCGCGGTCGGCGTCGGTGATGGGTTCGGCGTCCATCACGTCGTCGTCCTCGATGAGTTCGGCGAGCGCTTTCGGCGTGACCATCCGCCCTTCGACGACGCGGTTGTCGGCCATACCAAGACGCGGGGGGCGACGGCCCTAAACCTTTACAGCCAGGGCGCGCGGTCGGAACCCACGTCGGTGTCGGTACTCGCGTCCGTCGCGGTGTCGGGGTCGGTGGCATCGGTGGCTGCGTCGCCACCGTCGGACGAGCGAAGCGAGTCCGACGAGACTCGCCTCGTTTCGCTCGACTCGCCACCGTCGGCCATCGTGCCGCTTGCTCGATCGGATCCGAGGGCTTCGTTCCTGTCCGCTCCGTTCAGACTCGCCGTCTCAGCGTCGTCGCTCTTGTCGGGATCGAACGCGAGCAGCGCCGTGACCACGAGCACCGAGAGCGCGAGCGGTGCGTCGTCCGGAACGAGTCCAAGCACCGAGAGCGCGAGCACGCCGAGCGCAACCGCGCTACCGAACCGGAACCGATCGACGTCGACCGCGGTCCGGAGCCACGGCCCGCAGACCGCGACCCCGAGCGCGAACGCCACGCCAACGCTGGCGGCGAGCGTTCCCTTGAGTACCAACGTCGGGTCAGGAACCAAGACGAGCCGTGCGCCGGCGGGATCGAGACTGGCGAGCGCCCCGAGCCCGATGATGACCGCCGGACGTGGGAGATACTCGCCGACGCGCGCGCTCGCGGTCTTGGCGGCGACTGCGAGGATGACCACCGCCGCGAACCGCTCGAAGATCGCGAGGTCGAGCAGGCTCGCGATCGTGGGTGCGAGCGCGGACTCGATCGCGGCGAGGGCGATCACGACGACGCCGACTCCGAGCGTCGTCCGGACCTGTGCGCGCCACGTGCCGTCCATCTCGGCGAGGATCACGGCGACGGTCGCGCTGCCACCGAACACGAGGAGACCGACTTCCAGGATGCCCAGCGGGCCGTCGAGCGCCCCGGCGAGCACCAGCGCGGGGAAGATCCCGTCGACGAGCGGGAGCGCCATCACGGTCGCCAGCAGGCGGGCTGCGCCGCCGACGCGACGCTCGAGCCCGAGTGCGACCGGGTGTTGGGAGTGGCTCACGGGGCAGGCTGGCCGTCTCCCATGGCTGAGGGGTTGGACGGATGGTGTGAGTCGGAACTGCTGGCAGCCATCCACGGCTGCCACGCTTTGCCGACCGGAATCGTCGCCAGAGCGATAAATTTGCGCGCGAGTGTAAAGAGTGTGCCGTCCGCGAGGTCGAGAGTCGACTGATTGGCGCTACGCGCGGTGAGTGGACTGGCGACGTCCATACCGGAACGTGCCGAGAGACGGGAATAAACGTTCCGTGAGCCGTGGCCACACGACTCTGGTGGTCGAGTCACGCGTCACATTCCGTCGTGAACGGACCGAATGGGACTCCCGGTCTCGCAACGTTTTTCATGCCGGGACGGTGACCGTTTACATGGTAAGCGACAGAGCAGAACCTTTCTCCGAGAAACTCCGCGTTCCGGAAGCGCTGACGTTCGACGACGTGTTGCTCCGGCCGAAGGAGAGTCGCGTCGAGCCCGACGACGCCGACACGGCCACGCGCGTCTCGACGTCGGTCGAACTCACAGTCCCAGTCCTCTCGGCCGCGATGGACACCGTCACCGAGAGCGGGCTCGCGATCGCGATGGCGCGTCGGGGCGGGCTCGGCGTGCTCCACCGCAACATGGACATCGATGAAGTCGTCGACGAAGTCGAGCGCGTCAAGCGCGCCGACGAACTCATCATCCGCGAGGTCGTGACCGCGAGCCCCGATCAGACTGTCAGAGCGGTCGACGAGATGATGGACGAGGAAGGCGTGAGCGGTGCGCCGGTCGTCGACGACGACGGCGAGGTGCTGGGGATCATCTCCGGGACCGACATCCGGCCGTACCTCGAGGTCGGCGACCGTGACGAGGTTCGCGAGGCGATGACCGACGAGGTCATCACCGCACCCCAGGACGTCGACGCGCGCGACGCGCTCGAACTCATGTACGAACACAAGATCGAGCGCGTTCCGGTCGTCGACACCGAGGATCGTCTGACTGGCCTCGTGACGATGCAGGGGATCCTCCAGCGCCGCGAGTACGACACCGCCGCGCGCGACGCCGATGGTCGTCTGCGAGTCGGGGTCGCCGTCGGTCCTTTCGAGCAGGACCGCGCCGCCGCGGTCGACGAGGTCAACGCCGACGTGCTGTTCATCGACTGCGCGCACGCGCACAATCGCAACGTGATCGACAGCGCGCGCGAACTCGCCGCCGGCGTCGAGGCCGACGTCGTAGTCGGAAATGTGGGTACTCGCGAGGCCGCCCAGGAGCTCGTCGAGTTCGCCGACGGGATCAAGGTCGGCATCGGTCCCGGTTCGATCTGCACCACCCGGGTCGTCACGGGATCGGGGATGCCCCAGATCACCGCGGTCGCGCAGGTCGCCGACGTCGCCAGCCAGCACGATATACCGGTCATCGCCGACGGCGGTATCCGCTACTCGGGCGACGCGATCAAGGCGATCGCGGCGGGTGCGGACGCCGTCATGCTCGGGTCATATTTCGCCGGGACCGACGAAGCGCCCGGTCGCGTGGTCACGATGAACGGCAAGCGCTACAAGCAGTACCGCGGGATGGGCTCGGTCGGCGCGATGCAGTCCGGCGGCGGCGATCGATACCTGAAAGACGCCGACGAGGACGAGGACTTCGTCCCCGAGGGCGTCGAGGCCGCGACGCCGTACAAGGGCAGCGTCGAGAGCGAGCTCTTCCAGCTCGTCGGCGGGATGAAAAGCGGGATGGGCTACGTCGGCGCGGGAACCATCCCCGAGTTCAAGCGCCGCGCGGAGTTCGTCCGGGTTTCGTCGGCTGGTCAGACCGAGGGCCACGCCCACGACGTGGTGATTACCGACGAAGCGCCGAACTACAGTCCCGATAGCTAACGTCCCAGCCGAAACTGTCGTAATATCACAGTTTACAAATCGGTATTTGCATACGGATCAGGAGAAACTAGTTGTGATAACGTCTGTCTGAATATTGTCGATCCTATCAGCTAACGTCTCTAGGTTCTCTACTGCGTTGTAGACGTCTTCAGAGAGCACGAACGTCTCATATATAGCGTTCTCAATCCCCATATGACTATCATATTCATCCACAGAAAATTCGACTCCATCAGCATGACTGAATATCTGCTCATAGCAGGCGACTGTGAACTGGTCTACTGCTTCGTCAAGATCATCGAGTAAGGAAGGGTCAAATTGGTTCAAGAGATCAACATTCCAATCCTCTATCTCGTTCATCTCATCCCTGACAAATGTGATATTTCTGATTCCCCAGTCAATGTTTTCTTTTGTTGACCATCGTAGAGCGTCGTCTCTATCCTGTATTCGAATTTTGGCTTGAATGAGATGTGGCGGATCGGTTTGATGATATGCATCAACTACTTCAGACGTTGTTGTCAGGGTGATATTGCCTTCTTCACTCTCTCGAAGATGGTTTACTTCTGGTACTGCTACAGTAGGATCGTTGCCAGTCGTGTGATGGTACGCAAGGAGATCTCTTGCAAAATCATGCAAGAACAAATCCATATCTTCGTTAGAGCGAGGATTGGTGGTTCTTTCGCAGAGCAACCTAATTCGACTATGCAAATCTCGAAGCCTCTCTGAAAGGTCTTCTAATTCGTCCTTTCGATTAAGGCGACGTTCCATTCTCTTTCGCTGCTGTTCTTCGTTCTTCGCGTTTTGTCGTTGCCGCAGAAATGCCGCTGTAGTAATAACGAGTCCCAATGTAGTGGCACCGAGACCAACGATAGTAATAACCTCCAGAGCGTGTCATAGAAAGCGTCACATGCGAGGTTGCAGGGCGTGGGAATTGTGTCCAACAACACCCAAACCCTGCAAAACGTAACTTCTGTCGACGGCTTCTTGAATGTCGCGGCGACTGAGACGGTATCGCTGTTTGAGCATCTTAAGCTCGGATTTCTACTGGAATACGACGTGTTCGCCCCCTGCAAGCGGGGGCGAACACGAGTTCATGAGCCACCAGAACTCTTCCGAGGCTTTCTCCACTGCTACTACGAGGACGTCTACGGCACTCGTCCTGTCGCACGGGAACTCCAGAAGACACTGGTCTGGCTCAGCTGTGGCTTCGATCGACCGCCGTCGAGAGACGCGGTCGATCGCTTCCTCACCGATCTCGAACACGTTGTTAACGATGTCTTCGAGCACCTCGTCGAGCAGGCCGCCGTTCGGGGCCTGCTCGACTCTACGTACCGAATCGACTCGACTCACGTTGAAGCGATTCCGTGGAACGTCGACGCCACGTGGAACTACGACTCAACCGCTGAAGAACACTACTACGGCTTCGGTTGTACGATCGTCTCATCGGGCGCGAAGGTACCCATCGCAGCGGAGTTCACACCAGCAAAGCAAGCGCCAGAGGAGACGGCGATGCGCGTCACGCGTGACGCGCTCGCCGTCGAAGTACCGGTCTGGATGATCGGCGACAGTGCGTACGACACGCTGGAGTGGCACGACCACCTGCTGGATGCAGGGGTCGTGCCAATCGCGCCGTATAACCCGCGAAACATGGACGATCCGCTCGATATCGAGTACAGGGTCGAAAATCGTATCGAGAACCACAGCGAGGACGTTCAGCTCAAACGCTCGGTCTTAGACGAGACGTACAACCGCCGAACACAGGTCGAACGGACCAACGATGCAGTCAAGAACTGCGGCCTCGGGCCCGTCCGCGCCCGAGGCCGCGTCCACGCACGGGCGCAGGTGTTCCTNGTCGAACGGACCAACGATGCAGTCAAGAACTGCGGCCTCGGGCCCGTCCGCGCCCGAGGCCGCGTCCACGCACGGGCGCAGGTGTTCCTTGCGCTGTGCCTCCGAGTGGTCGTCGCGATCACCAACGACGAACGAGGAGACAACCCTGGCCGCGAGATGCTCTCAGCATGAGACGGATTCTATGACACGCTCACCTCCATGCTAGCTAGAAGACCAATATCTATCACTCCACATTAGCTTTTATGTTCGTTCAAAGTGATAGTTAATCTCCACCTACATTTTGAGTGAGGGTCTATCACTCCGGCCGGTTCGCTCGTCGCGTCCGTTTTCGGTGACTTCGCTCCGCTCGTCACGGCGTTTCACTCGTTTCGCTCGTGAAACCGTCGCAGAAGCGGGCCGGGAGGGATTTGAACCACGGTCGTTCCGCTCACTTCGTTCGCTTCACTCCCTGATTCAAACCCTCCGGCCGGTTCGCTCGCCGATTCGCGTCGCTCATCGGCTCGCTGCACGGGCCGGGAGGGATTTGAACCCCCGACTGTCTGATTAAGAGTCAGATGCTCTCCCTAACTGAGCTACCGGCCCTGACGATTCGGCGTTACCCCGGCCCAGTCAAATACGTTTCCTTTGAAGTCGTGCCCGTCCGCACGCGGCGGGCGATCGGGGGCGGAACGAACTACAGGAATAAAGTAGCCCCACGACTGACCGGAGGTAATGAGCACGGGCATCACGATGGCTTCGATGTCCACGTATGCGATCCTCGGCTGTGGCAGCGTCGGTTACGCCGTCGCCGAGGAACTCGCCGACGAGGGCAAAGACGTTCTCATCATCGACGCCGACGACGGCCGGGTTGAGGCGCTACGTGACCAGGACCTGAACGCGAAGACCGCGGACATCGCGGACGAGGAGGTTCCCGAGGCGGTCGAAGACCGCGACGTGGTGTTGATCCTCTCGACCGACATCGAGGCGAACCAGGCCGCGGTCGAACGCATCCGCGACCGCGGCGACGACCAGTTCGTCGTCGCACGGGCCTCCGATCCAGTGACCGCCGACGAACTCCGGGAGGCGGGCGCGGACGCCGTCATCAACCCCTCGCAGGTGATCGCCGACGCCGCGCTCCGGGCGCTCGAAACCGGCGAACTCGAACACAAGGCGGGCCAGCTCGCGGACGTCATCGACGCCACCGAGTCGAAGCTCGCGATCCTCGCCCACGACAACCCGGGCCCGGACTCGATCGCCAGCGCGGTCGCACTCCGCGCGATCGCCGAAGCTCGCGGGATCGAGGCGGACATCCTCTACGACGGAGAGATCGGCCACCAGGAGGATCGGGCGTTCGTCAATCTGATCGGGGTCGAACTCCTCGCGCGCGACGAAGTCGACTTCGAGGGGTACGACACGCTCGCGCTGGTCGATCACGCCCGCTCGATGGAGCGCGAGATCGAACGGCCGGTCGACGTCCTGATCGATCACAACGAGCCCGACGGCGACTACGAGGCGGCGTTTACGGATGTGCGCTCGAACGTCTCCTCGACCTCGACGATC
The genomic region above belongs to Halococcus salifodinae DSM 8989 and contains:
- a CDS encoding DHH family phosphoesterase, coding for MSTGITMASMSTYAILGCGSVGYAVAEELADEGKDVLIIDADDGRVEALRDQDLNAKTADIADEEVPEAVEDRDVVLILSTDIEANQAAVERIRDRGDDQFVVARASDPVTADELREAGADAVINPSQVIADAALRALETGELEHKAGQLADVIDATESKLAILAHDNPGPDSIASAVALRAIAEARGIEADILYDGEIGHQEDRAFVNLIGVELLARDEVDFEGYDTLALVDHARSMEREIERPVDVLIDHNEPDGDYEAAFTDVRSNVSSTSTILTKYVQEFDLGLDDTVATALLYGIRAETLDFKRDTTPADLTAASYLYPFADHDTLEQVESPSMSPETLDVLAEAIRNREVRGSHLVSNAGFIHDRDALSQAAQHLLNLEGVTTTAVFAIDDERITLSARSKDIRLNIRNILEDAFEDIGEAVGHSTDATVTIPLGIFTGIETSDDNRETLLKLTEEAVRRKLFTAMGVDENGS
- a CDS encoding DUF5794 domain-containing protein; the protein is MSHSQHPVALGLERRVGGAARLLATVMALPLVDGIFPALVLAGALDGPLGILEVGLLVFGGSATVAVILAEMDGTWRAQVRTTLGVGVVVIALAAIESALAPTIASLLDLAIFERFAAVVILAVAAKTASARVGEYLPRPAVIIGLGALASLDPAGARLVLVPDPTLVLKGTLAASVGVAFALGVAVCGPWLRTAVDVDRFRFGSAVALGVLALSVLGLVPDDAPLALSVLVVTALLAFDPDKSDDAETASLNGADRNEALGSDRASGTMADGGESSETRRVSSDSLRSSDGGDAATDATDPDTATDASTDTDVGSDRAPWL
- a CDS encoding inorganic phosphate transporter; amino-acid sequence: MAWALGASSNSPPFAPAVGANALPTMRAAFFIGVFAALGAIAQGGSISETVGQDLINGVSITPLAAAAGLLTAAAFIAVGVRTGYPIPAAFATTGAIVGAGLGLGGDPAFGTYQRLGTFWIAVPFVSASIAYGTATLLRREDVPDEIGVPALAGIVGVILANVRLAIFPGPDGQGTLAGFVSRRVGGGIDLVGSYDLVGVVASLAFGALVFLALRREMRSSVDAGIRKFLIGLGAIVAFSSGGSQVGLATGPLEPLFDSLGTPSILLLGLGATGILLGAWMGSPRLLQAVSREYSQLGVRRSIAALIPGFIIAQAAIALGIPISFNNIIISSVIGSGLVVGSAGVSGRKIGVTVAAWLVTLVGSTAVGFGFYRVLAIVTGA
- the hisI gene encoding phosphoribosyl-AMP cyclohydrolase translates to MSRTDSAAAPELDFGASGLVPVVAQDSDSREILMLAYASPEAVERTRETGLAHYYSRSREELWQKGATSGHVQNVTEVRVDCDGDALLYLVEQEGGACHTGHRSCFYRTLDGENVGDRVFDPDAVYE
- a CDS encoding carbon starvation CstA family protein; protein product: MVQAIWLVAFVLTTFTVAYLGYSRYLAQFVEIDDENETPAHKYNDGQEYVPSSKPVLLGHHYSSIAGGAPIVGPITAGVVWGWVPAFLWVAIGNPLFGSVHDFMALSSSMRHEGKSIGYIIGQYVGERGKDMILWFAFLTIILVVAVFALVVSVVFNAYPQAATASLIYIALALTFGVYLYQLDLPFLPGTVAFVAAVFAGIWVGLQFPFALVPGDYPAGTIVLLSSTPLPPVLDSANIAMWIPVVMIYGFIASVLPVWILLQPRDFLTSSLLYAGVGGVLLAVILGTVLGVGNTLEIELPAYAGFWGGALVDTRLPLFPLLFVTIACGTISGFHSLVSSGTTAKQLDKESDARTIGYGGMLGEGLLATVALICVSVYATAPASGGIALALPNFATGGGEILNATSGALGVAIPQTAAAAFMGLVLVSFLLTSTDTAVRLGRYMLEEIVGTPETSTQKVATNRYVTSALQVIPAYILVSSGRWADLWPLFGGANQTLAALALLVATVWLANWSDSKQLLSTGLPMAAMFVVTTTALLYLALYQNLYQKFILGQWGEAGPTLLAQGSTVVQIVIALVLVWLALSLAYMGLTNIRAARETGTVAADGGEPSDD
- the guaB gene encoding IMP dehydrogenase, encoding MVSDRAEPFSEKLRVPEALTFDDVLLRPKESRVEPDDADTATRVSTSVELTVPVLSAAMDTVTESGLAIAMARRGGLGVLHRNMDIDEVVDEVERVKRADELIIREVVTASPDQTVRAVDEMMDEEGVSGAPVVDDDGEVLGIISGTDIRPYLEVGDRDEVREAMTDEVITAPQDVDARDALELMYEHKIERVPVVDTEDRLTGLVTMQGILQRREYDTAARDADGRLRVGVAVGPFEQDRAAAVDEVNADVLFIDCAHAHNRNVIDSARELAAGVEADVVVGNVGTREAAQELVEFADGIKVGIGPGSICTTRVVTGSGMPQITAVAQVADVASQHDIPVIADGGIRYSGDAIKAIAAGADAVMLGSYFAGTDEAPGRVVTMNGKRYKQYRGMGSVGAMQSGGGDRYLKDADEDEDFVPEGVEAATPYKGSVESELFQLVGGMKSGMGYVGAGTIPEFKRRAEFVRVSSAGQTEGHAHDVVITDEAPNYSPDS
- a CDS encoding DUF5795 family protein, with the protein product MADNRVVEGRMVTPKALAELIEDDDVMDAEPITDADRECPDCGGNVLEVGYMPQITEFVTGRKCQDCGWKETDADED
- a CDS encoding GNAT family N-acetyltransferase, which translates into the protein MEYDIAMEPPTPREFVRLRSAAGMRERSLDAAAAGIGNECTAVTIRADGDLVGMGRIVGDGATVFQIVDIAVTPDHQGRGLGSRIMNELVSWLEANAPPSAFINLIASEPGFYEGFDFATCAPELVGMDLTLPTESESSHAQ
- a CDS encoding transposase; amino-acid sequence: MSNNTQTLQNVTSVDGFLNVAATETVSLFEHLKLGFLLEYDVFAPCKRGRTRVHEPPELFRGFLHCYYEDVYGTRPVARELQKTLVWLSCGFDRPPSRDAVDRFLTDLEHVVNDVFEHLVEQAAVRGLLDSTYRIDSTHVEAIPWNVDATWNYDSTAEEHYYGFGCTIVSSGAKVPIAAEFTPAKQAPEETAMRVTRDALAVEVPVWMIGDSAYDTLEWHDHLLDAGVVPIAPYNPRNMDDPLDIEYRVENRIENHSEDVQLKRSVLDETYNRRTQVERTNDAVKNCGLGPVRARGRVHARAQVFLVERTNDAVKNCGLGPVRARGRVHARAQVFLALCLRVVVAITNDERGDNPGREMLSA